A single region of the Apodemus sylvaticus chromosome 7, mApoSyl1.1, whole genome shotgun sequence genome encodes:
- the LOC127689691 gene encoding tripartite motif-containing protein 43C-like yields the protein MESDILQIPQETLTCFICQGIFMDPVSLRCGHTFCKDKCVIHKERKMTFCGESRAFLCQLCSDPQDHRCHTHCTIGGRVCMQMDYVTLRGEMITTQYSKLHPPLNEEVNQYMACMKNQSNIILEALGENEAMMVHKRSQLIVMYQELKAMSQKPYEVLLQDLDDLFRRSESVQLTQRMKPKLGAHPNTGLTARFNYFQVKIFFQNLILFNCKLSLVFDVRRFTSRPYNENPFLAVPGSYRASWGAESFTTGKHYWELDLKDHEQWAVGVCNNVWLKKRNFEIGSKGAFLLVCLKESNHYGLLTTCPTFCHYIEKPTGRVGMFLDCEGGCVSFLDVTQSSLIYSYCPGTFHCTVRPYYCTLYT from the exons atggagtcagacatTTTGCAAATCCCCCAGGAAACACTCACCTGCTTCATTTGCCAGGGCATCTTTATGGACCCAGTCTCCCTAAGgtgtggccataccttctgcaag GACAAGTGCGTGatccacaaggagagaaagatgaCATTCTGTGGTGAGAGCAGGGCCTTCCTCTGCCAATTGTGTTCTGACCCCCAGGATCACAGATGTCACACACACTGCACTATTGGAGGGCGTGTTTGTATGCAAATG GACTATGTGACCCTACGGGGGGAAATGATCACGACACAGTATAGCAAACTACATCCACCCCTCAATGAAGAAGTGAATCAATATATGGCAtgtatgaaaaatcaaagcaatattaTTTTAGAGGCGCTTGGGGAAAATGAAGCCATGATGGTCCACAAGAGGAGTCAACTAATAGTAATGTATCAGGAGCTGAAGGCGATGTCTCAGAAGCCATATGAGGTGCTGCTGCAG GATTTGGATGACTTGTTCAGaag gagtgagtCAGTACAGCTGACACAGAGAATGAAACCAAAACTCGGTGCCCATCCCAATACTGGGCTGACTGCAAGGTTCAACTACTTCCAAG tgaaaattttctttcaaaatttaattCTATTCAACTGCAAACTAAGCCTAGTTTTTGATGTGAGAAGATTCACCTCTAGACCTTACAATGAAAATCCATTTCTGGCTGTGCCTGGATCCTATCGTgcttcctggggagcagagagcttcACCACTGGAAAACATTACTGGGAGCTGGATTTGAAGGACCATGAGCAATGGGCTGTAGGGGTCTGTAACAATGTCTGGTTAAAGaagagaaactttgagattggatCTAAAGGAGcatttcttcttgtgtgtttgaagGAGAGTAATCATTACGGCCTCCTCACTACCTGCCCAACATTTTGtcactatatagagaaaccaactGGCCGGGTTGGCATGTTCCTTGATTGTGAAGGTGGATGtgtgagtttcctggatgtaACCCAGAGTTCCCTCATATACAGTTACTGCCCTGGAACTTTCCATTGCACTGTCAGGCCTTACTACTGTACTCTCTAcacatga